A stretch of the Nothobranchius furzeri strain GRZ-AD chromosome 5, NfurGRZ-RIMD1, whole genome shotgun sequence genome encodes the following:
- the scn1ba gene encoding sodium channel, voltage-gated, type I, beta a isoform X1, with product MSAAHTLILLPLTLLVLQAARGHGACVELDSATEAVVNEGFKMDCISCKTRGEVPATAVVKWSFKASGESNYSDLYIYKNMQGEILDPRFFGRLVWNGNKDTLDLQDGSLYILNVTYNDTGTYECTFERLLIYTKYQHEVNRPKYINLTVVPQYTRGMASILSEVMMYVSIIGLQLWLVVEMIYCYRKISAAGEEALRENEAEYLAIASESKESCAGVQVAE from the exons ATGTCCGCTGCACACACGCTAATCCTGCTGCCTCTGACCCTCCTGGTGCTTCAAG CGGCGCGAGGCCATGGAGCCTGCGTGGAGCTGGACTCTGCCACGGAGGCTGTGGTCAACGAAGGATTCAAAATGGACTGCATTTCCTGTAAGACAAGAGGGGAAGTGCCCGCCACGGCCGTTGTTAAATGGTCCTTCAAGGCCTCAGGCGAGAGCAACTACTCTGAT TTGTACATCTACAAGAACATGCAAGGTGAGATCTTAGACCCGCGGTTCTTTGGGCGTCTGGTCTGGAACGGCAACAAAGACACGCTAGACCTGCAGGATGGCTCCCTCTACATCCTGAACGTGACCTACAACGACACAGGAACCTACGAATGCACCTTTGAACGCCTGCTGATCTACACCAAATACCAGCATGAAGTCAACAGACCCAAATATATCAACCTCACAGTGGTGCCACAAT acaccagaggaatgGCGTCCATCTTGTCTGAGGTGATGATGTACGTCTCTATCATCGGACTTCAGCTCTGGCTGGTGGTTGAGATGATTTATTGCTACAGAAAGATCTCAGCAGCTGGAGAGGAGGCTCTGAGGGAGAACGA GGCCGAGTATTTAGCCATCGCATCAGAGAGTAAAGAAAGCTGTGCAGGTGTGCAGGTGGCCGAATGA
- the scn1ba gene encoding sodium channel, voltage-gated, type I, beta a isoform X2 — translation MLRPQWELQGAVKVTAARGHGACVELDSATEAVVNEGFKMDCISCKTRGEVPATAVVKWSFKASGESNYSDLYIYKNMQGEILDPRFFGRLVWNGNKDTLDLQDGSLYILNVTYNDTGTYECTFERLLIYTKYQHEVNRPKYINLTVVPQYTRGMASILSEVMMYVSIIGLQLWLVVEMIYCYRKISAAGEEALRENEAEYLAIASESKESCAGVQVAE, via the exons ATGCTGAGGCCTCAGTGGGAACTGCAAGGTGCAGTGAAAGTTACAG CGGCGCGAGGCCATGGAGCCTGCGTGGAGCTGGACTCTGCCACGGAGGCTGTGGTCAACGAAGGATTCAAAATGGACTGCATTTCCTGTAAGACAAGAGGGGAAGTGCCCGCCACGGCCGTTGTTAAATGGTCCTTCAAGGCCTCAGGCGAGAGCAACTACTCTGAT TTGTACATCTACAAGAACATGCAAGGTGAGATCTTAGACCCGCGGTTCTTTGGGCGTCTGGTCTGGAACGGCAACAAAGACACGCTAGACCTGCAGGATGGCTCCCTCTACATCCTGAACGTGACCTACAACGACACAGGAACCTACGAATGCACCTTTGAACGCCTGCTGATCTACACCAAATACCAGCATGAAGTCAACAGACCCAAATATATCAACCTCACAGTGGTGCCACAAT acaccagaggaatgGCGTCCATCTTGTCTGAGGTGATGATGTACGTCTCTATCATCGGACTTCAGCTCTGGCTGGTGGTTGAGATGATTTATTGCTACAGAAAGATCTCAGCAGCTGGAGAGGAGGCTCTGAGGGAGAACGA GGCCGAGTATTTAGCCATCGCATCAGAGAGTAAAGAAAGCTGTGCAGGTGTGCAGGTGGCCGAATGA